The Xanthomonas indica sequence GCCGGGGGCGGCGGCGGCGGCGCGCTGACGCAGGAGGCGAGCAGCAGGCTGAGGGCGGCGATGGCGGGAAGACGTGGGGTCATGAGCGGTATCCGGAATCCGGGAATCAATGCGCCGGCGGCGGCGTGGCCGCGTCGGCAGGCGGGTCTTTCTTCTTGTCCAGGCCGAACCAGCTACGCCAGCCGCCGCCCTGGTGTTCGCCCTCGGCGGGCGCGGCCTCTTCCGGCAGCGCCTGCGGCGGCGTGCACGCGGCGTACGCCGGCACGAAGCCGACCACGAACGGGAACTGGCGCGCGCCGGGGCATGTCGCGTCGGTGCTGTTGTACCCCACCGGGTCCATCCACTGCCAGTCGATGCCCTTGCCCTGCACCTGCAACGGCGCGCTCGGCAGCCGCGAGAAAATGCCCGACCACACCCGCATCGCGCCGGTGGCGCCGTACAGGCCGGTCTGCTTGTTCTGGTCGTTGCCGATCCAGATCACCGCCAGGTGATCGCCCGTGTAGCCGGCGTACCAGCTGTCCACGCCGTCGTTGCTGGTGCCGGTCTTGCCGGCCGGCGACAGCTTGCCCAGGCCGTCGCTGAGCAGTTGCCGCGCGGTGCCGTTGCTGACCACCTGCTGCAGCGCCATGCCGACCAGGTTGGCGGCGATGGAGTCGCCCTCCTGCGCCGGCGCCGGGGTCTTGTCGTAGCGCTTGAGCAGCTTGCCCTGCGGATCGAGCACGCCGCGCACCGCATGCAACGGCTGGATCTCGCCGCCGGAGGCCAGGAACTGGTACAGCTGCGCCATCGCGTACGGGCTCTGGTCGGTGGCACCGAGGATCAGCGAAGGATTGACCTCGGCCTCGATGCCGGCCAGCACCTTCACCAGTTGCGCCACGCGCTCCGGCCCGACCTGCATGCCGACGCGCACCGTGGCCTGGTTGTAGGAATGCGCCAGCGCATCGACCACGCGCACGGTGCCGTGACTGCGGCCATCGGAATTGCCCGGGCTCCAGGTGCGGCCGCGGCCCAGTTGCACGGTGACCGGCGTGTCGTCGACCCAGCTGGCCAGCGAAAAACGGTCCGGCTGCGCCAGCGCCAGCAGGTACACGAACGGCTTGAGCAGCGAACCGACCTGGCGCTGCGCCTCGATCGCGCGGTTGAAGCCGGGCTGGGCCACGTCGCGGCTGCCGACCACCGCCAGCACCTCGCCGTTGTGGGTGTCGGTGAGCACCAGGCCGGCCTGCAGCGGCGGGCGCTTCTTGTTGGTCTCCAGCGCGGTGATGGTGCGCGTGACCGCGCCTTCGGCATAGGCCTGCGCCGACGGCGACATGCCGGTGAGCACGCTCAGGCCGGCGCCCTGCAGCGCGCTTTCGGGGTAATCGCGCGCCAGCTGGCGCCGCACCAGGTCGACATAGGCCGGGAAGCGGTTGGCGGCGACCAGGCCGGGTTCGGCCGGCACGCCCAGCGGTGCGGCCAGCGCCTTGCGGTAGGTGGGTTCGTCGATCAGCTCGCTCTCGCGCAGCTTGCCCAGCACGAAGTTGCGCCGGTCCAGCGCGCGCTCGGGATAGCGCCGCGGGTCGTAGTAGGACGGCCCCTTGACCAGGCCGATCAGCAGCGCCACCTGCTCCGGCGCCAGCGCATCGAGTTCGCGGCCGAACCAGAACTCCGCACCGGACGCGACACCATGCACCGCCTGGCTACCGCGCTGGCCCAGGTACACCTGGTTGAGATACGCCTCCAGGATGGTGCGCTTGTCGTAGCGCGCCTCCATGATCAGCGCGTACAGGATCTCGTTGAACTTGCGGGTGACCGTCTGTTCCTTGCCGATGCCGAGCAGGCCGCTGCGCGCCAACTGCTGGGTCAGGGTGCTGGCGCCCTGCCGGCTCTTGCCGCCGGAGCGCACCATCACCCAGGCCGCGCGGACCATGCCGCTCAGGTCGATGCCGTGGTGCGAATTGAAGTCGCGGTCCTCGACCGCCTGCAAGCCGGTGACCAGCAGTTCCGGCACCTCGTCCACACGCACCAGGCGCCGCTCTTCCTGCTTCTGCCCGTACAGCGTGGCGATGCGCGCCGGATCCAGCCGCGCGGCCTTGAGCGCCTTGCGCGTCTGCGCATCGCGCAGCGCCACCACGCGGCCGCCGGCCAGGCCGACCTCGATGCGCCGCGGCGCGACCCGCCCGTCGACGTCGACGTAGCCGCGGCTGGCGATGGTGAAGCGGCTGCCGTCCTGCTGGTAGCTGCCGGGGCGCTGGGCACCGGCGTCGGCGCGATAGCTGGCCGCATCCAGTTCGGTCTTCAGCGTCTGCGGGTCCATCGCCGTGTCCGGCGCCAGCACCAGCGGGCGCGCGTAGACACGGGTGGGGATCTGCCAGCGCAGTTCGCCGAAACGCTGGGTGACCTGTTTGTTCAGATAGACCGTGTACGGAATCAGGAAGCCCAGGCCGAGTGCGGCGGCGGCCAGGCCCCAGGTGAGCAGGCGCCGGCGCCATACGGCGGCGGGGCTGTCCAGGGCGTCGTCCTGATCGTCGGTGTCGTGATCGTCGTAGCGTCGGGGCACGGGAATGCGAGAATGTAAATTCCGCCGAGTCTAGCGCAGCCCAGCGGGCAGCGCGGCGCGACGGCCTCTTCGTTTAAGTTGGAGTGGTACCGGATGTCGATGTCGTGGGCGAATGCGCGCTACGCCCTGAACCGCCTGGCTGGCCTGGTCCGGCGCGGCCTGACCAGCCTGCGCACGCGCGGCTGGCGCAGCACCTGGGAGCGGTTGCGCGTGCATGCGCAACCGCTGCCGCCGCCGCAGCGCGCGCTGTTTGCGGTGGCGCCGGCGCCGTTCGCGCCGTTCGCGGTGCCGAACAGTCCGGCGCCCTTGGTCAGCATCGTGATCCCGGTCTACAACCACGTCGACCATACCCTCGCCTGCCTGCGCGCGTTGGCCGCGCATCCGCCAGCCGCCCCTTGCGAGATCCTGGTCATCGACGACGGCAGCAGCGATGCCACCGCGCAGTGGCTGCCGCAGATCGTCGGCCTGCACTACCACGTGCGCGAGCACAACGGCGGCTTCATCGCCACCTGCAACGACGGCGCTGCACGTGCGCAGGGCCGCTACCTGGTGTTCCTCAACAACGACACGGTGCCGCAACCGGGCTGGCTGGACGCGCTGCTGGACACCTTCGCGCAACTGCCGGAGGCCGGCCTGGTCAGCGCGCAACTGCTGTATCCCGACGGTCGCCTGCAGGACGCCGGCGGCGTGGTCTTCGCCGACGGCAGCGCGTGGAGCTACGGCCGCTTCGAGTCGCCCGAGGATCCGCGCTACGCCTACCTGCGCGACGTCGACTACGGCAGCGGCGCGGCGCTGGCGATCGAACGTGCGCGCTTCCTGGCACTGGGCGGCTTCGATACGCGCTACATGCCGGCGTACTACGAGGACACCGATCTCGCCTTCGCGGTGCGCGCCGCCGGCTTGCGCACGCTGGTGCAACCGGCCAGCCGCGTGGTCCACGACGAAGGCACCAGCAACGGCACCGACACCGGCAGCGGGGTCAAGGCCTACCAGGTGCGCAACCGCGCAGTCTTCGCCGCCAAGTGGGCCGAGGTGTTGCCGCGGCACCTGGCGCCGGGCACGGTGCCGACGCCAGCGCTGCTGCACCGCCAGCAGCGCCAGGTGCTGATCCTTGACGAAGCGCTGCCGCAGCCGGACCGCGACTCCGCCTCGCTGCGCCAGCTCAACCTGATCCGCCTGTTGCTGCAGGAAGGCGCCCACGTGGTGTTCGTGCCCAGCGAGCGCAGCTACGCCAGCCGCCACAGCGAGGCCTTGCAGCGGCTGGGTGTGGAGGTATGGCACGCGCCGTACCTGAAGAACCTCACTGGGTTCCTGCAGCAGCACGGCGCGCGCTTCCACAGCGTGCTGCTGGTGCGCCACCACGTCGCCCACGCCTGCCTGCCGCTGCTGCGCCGGTTCGCGCCGCAGGCACGGCGGCTGTTCGATACCGTGGACCTGCACTACCTGCGCGAACGCCGCGGCGCCGAACTCGCCGGCGACGCGCGCCTGCTGCGCGAGGCCGAGCGGACGCGCGCGCGCGAACTGGAGGTGATGGCGCAGGTCGACGTGACCGTGCTGGTCAGCGCGGTCGAACGCGAACAGTTGCAGCGCGAAGCGCCGCAAGTGCGCACGGCGCTGATCTCGAACCTGCACGAGGTCGCCGGTCCCGGCCTGCCGTGGGCGCAGCGCCGCGACCTGGTGTTCGTCGGCGGCTTCCGCCATGCGCCCAACGTGGATGCGGTGCGCTGGTTCCTGCAGGAGGTGTTCCCGGCGGTGCGCCTGCGCTTGCCGGAGGTGCGCTTCCACTGCATCGGTGCGGACATGCCGGAGGACATCCGCCGCCTCGGCGAGGCCACCGCCGGTGTCGAACTGCTCGGCCACGTCCCCGACATCGCCGCCTACATGGACGGCATGCGCATCGCCGTGGCGCCGCTGCGCTTCGGCGCGGGGGTCAAGGGCAAGGTCAACCTGAGCATGGCCCACGGCCAGCCGGTGGTGGCCACCGCCTGCGCGGTGGAAGGCATGCACCTGCGCGATGGCGAGGACGTGCTGATCGCCGACGAGGCCGCAGCATTTGCCGACGCCATCGCGCAGCTGTACGCCGATCCGGCGTTGTGGCAGCGGCTGGCCGACAACGGCCTGCGCAACATCGAGACCCACTTCTCGCTGGACGCTGCGCGCGCCACGGTGCGGGAGGCGTTCCTGGCGTGAGCGGCGGTGGCGCGCCGTTTTCTATCGCGTCGGGACTGACGTCCTTCCCACAACGTTGCCGCGCGCATCGCCGCTGCCTTAGGCCGTGCCGAGCAGATAACGCCCGCGCCGTAAAAAGTTCACGACACATGCGCTGTCCGAGTGCACCTGTGGGAGGGGCTTCAGCCCCGACGCATTGCAGCCTCAGCCAGCAGAAAAGCCTAACCCGTACTGCATGCGCTAACGCCCAGGGCTGAGGCTGCGCAGGCGGCGCTCGAACGCGGCCAGTTCCGGGGTGGACGGATCGATCGCGCGGGCGCGCTGCAGCGCCTGCCGCGCAAAGGTGGCATCGCCGCCGCCCAGGCGCTCGTCGCCGACCGCCAGCCAGCGCTGCGCCAGGCGCCGGCGGGCGGTGACCAGGCCGTTGCCGCCCGGGGCCAAGGCGCGCCAGGCGTCGTAGCAGGCGCTTGCCGCCAGCACCCGGTTGCCGCGCATGGCATCGTCGAAACAGCGTCGCAGCGCCGCCAGCACCCGCTGCTCGGCCGCGCGCACCCGCGCGTCGCGCGGTGCCAGGGTCTGTGCCGCGAGCAAGGTGTCGTAGGCGCTGGCGCCGGGCGGGGTGACCCAGTCGCCACGCGCCTCGGCGGCCTGCAGGTCGGCCAGCAGGCGCTGCAGGCGCCGCTCGCGCTCGGCCGGCGACACCCGCGCTTGCGGCGTGGCCTGGCTCTGCCGGGCGCGCTGCAGCGCCTGCTTGGCGTCGGCCAGGGCACGGCTGTCGGGTGCCAGCGCCTGGCCCTTGCGCAGCGCGCGCTCGGCCTCGCCGAAACGGAAATCGGCGGCGGCCCGGCTCGCCTGCAGGGCATAGCCCGCGGCGACCCGCTCCAGGCCGTCGCTGGCGCCCGCCGCATCCGGTACCGCCGCGCGCCACTGCGCGAAGGCGCGCGCTGCCGCGTCCAGGCGCTGCCGACGCAGGGCCTGCTCGGCGTCGTGCTGCAGGCGCTCCAGCGCCCGGTTCAGTTCCGCCTGGGTCTCGGGCAGGTCGACATGGCCGGCGTCGTAACCGCGCGCGCGCTCCACCAGCGCCGCGGCGGCGGCCAGGTCGCCGCGCGCCAGCGCGCTGCGCGCGTGCTGCAGCAGTTCCGACAGCGCATCCTCGCGGCCTTCCAGCGCCGCGGTGCGCTCAGGCGCGAACTCCAGCACTCGCTGGTACAGCGGCAGGGCCGCGTCCGGGCCATCGTCCAGATGCCCGTCGCGGCGCGCCTGCGCCGCCCGCTGCAGCAGTTGATCGATACCGGCATGCGCGGCCTCGCGCGCACGCAACGCCGCCTCGATGCGATCGGCATCGGCGCGCGGTACCTGCAGCGCACGCGCCAGGGCCAACGCCTCGCGCGCCTGCGGATAACGGCCGGCGGCCAGCGCCGCGCGCGCCTGGCCCAGCGCCGCGCGCCCGGTCGCGGCCAGCCCGACGCGCGCCTGCATGCGGTCGCCGTCCAGCGCCAGCGCGGCCTCGAAACGCTCGCGCGCGCCGCTGCCGTCGGCGGCGCTGAGCCGGCCCGCGCGCAGCGCCGCGTGGCCCTGGTCGAGCAATTGCTGGATGCGCGTCTCCGGCCAGATCAGGTCGGCCAGCGGGCGGCGGAACAGCACCAGCGTCGTGCCCAGCACCAGCAGCACCGCCAGCACCCAGCGCCAGACACGCCGGTCGCGCCACAGCGGCACCGGCCGCGGCCTGCGCTGGGGTTCGTCCCTGACCTGATCTGGCGGCATGCTCACCGCGCAAGCTTAGCGTCGGCCCGATGACGAACAGCTGTGCGTCGCCTCTCCCCCGCCCCGCCGGGGACGGCCAGAGCGGCCGCAGACGCCTGCGGCCCCGCGCGGCGCCGGCGCTCAGCCCAGCCGCCGCGCCTCGTGCACGCCCGGCAGCGCGTCGAGCTTGCCGAGCAAGGTGGACAGTTGCCCGTAGTCGCCGACCTTCAGCCGCAGCCGCAGTTGCGCCAGGCCACTGTCGCGCACGTTGTCGCTGTTGATCTCCAGCACGTGCGCCTCTTCCTGGGCGATCAGGTTGGTGATGTCCTTGAGCAACCAGCGCCGGTCCACTGCGCGCACCAGCACGTCGACCTCGTAGCCGCCGCCGGCCTGGCCCCATTCCACCGGCAGCACCCGCTGCGGATGGCTGGCGGCCAGCCGCGCGAACGCCGCGCAGTCGCTGCGGTGCACGGTGACGCCGCGGGTGCGGGTGAGATACCCGGCGATCGGCTCGCCGGCCACCGGCTGGCAGCAGCGCGCCAGTTGCACCAGCAGATTGCCCACGCCCTGCACGGTGAACTTGGATTTGCCCAGGCCGGTGCGCCGCGCGGTCGGCCGCGGCATGGCCGGCGCCGCCGGCTGCGCTGCGGCGCGCTCGGCCTCGTGCAGCGCGCGCCCGACCTGGCTGGGGCCGACATCGCCCAGCGCGACCTGGATGTACAGCTCCTCCACGCCCTCGGCATGGAACTTCTTCGCCGCCGGCAGCAGGTCGGCCTGCTGCAGGCCCAGGCGCTTGAGTTCGCGCTCCAGCAATTCCTTGCCGGCCTGCACGTTGCGCGCGCGGTCCAGCTTGTGGAACCAGGCGCGCACCTTGTCGCGCGAGCGCCCGCTGGCCAGGTAACCGTTGGCCGGCAGCAGCCAATCGCGGCGCGGCTCGGCCTCCTTGCCGGTGAGGATCTCCACGCGGTCGCCGCTGCGCAGCTTGTGGGTCAGCGGCAC is a genomic window containing:
- the mrcB gene encoding penicillin-binding protein 1B, which codes for MPRRYDDHDTDDQDDALDSPAAVWRRRLLTWGLAAAALGLGFLIPYTVYLNKQVTQRFGELRWQIPTRVYARPLVLAPDTAMDPQTLKTELDAASYRADAGAQRPGSYQQDGSRFTIASRGYVDVDGRVAPRRIEVGLAGGRVVALRDAQTRKALKAARLDPARIATLYGQKQEERRLVRVDEVPELLVTGLQAVEDRDFNSHHGIDLSGMVRAAWVMVRSGGKSRQGASTLTQQLARSGLLGIGKEQTVTRKFNEILYALIMEARYDKRTILEAYLNQVYLGQRGSQAVHGVASGAEFWFGRELDALAPEQVALLIGLVKGPSYYDPRRYPERALDRRNFVLGKLRESELIDEPTYRKALAAPLGVPAEPGLVAANRFPAYVDLVRRQLARDYPESALQGAGLSVLTGMSPSAQAYAEGAVTRTITALETNKKRPPLQAGLVLTDTHNGEVLAVVGSRDVAQPGFNRAIEAQRQVGSLLKPFVYLLALAQPDRFSLASWVDDTPVTVQLGRGRTWSPGNSDGRSHGTVRVVDALAHSYNQATVRVGMQVGPERVAQLVKVLAGIEAEVNPSLILGATDQSPYAMAQLYQFLASGGEIQPLHAVRGVLDPQGKLLKRYDKTPAPAQEGDSIAANLVGMALQQVVSNGTARQLLSDGLGKLSPAGKTGTSNDGVDSWYAGYTGDHLAVIWIGNDQNKQTGLYGATGAMRVWSGIFSRLPSAPLQVQGKGIDWQWMDPVGYNSTDATCPGARQFPFVVGFVPAYAACTPPQALPEEAAPAEGEHQGGGWRSWFGLDKKKDPPADAATPPPAH
- a CDS encoding glycosyltransferase, translated to MSMSWANARYALNRLAGLVRRGLTSLRTRGWRSTWERLRVHAQPLPPPQRALFAVAPAPFAPFAVPNSPAPLVSIVIPVYNHVDHTLACLRALAAHPPAAPCEILVIDDGSSDATAQWLPQIVGLHYHVREHNGGFIATCNDGAARAQGRYLVFLNNDTVPQPGWLDALLDTFAQLPEAGLVSAQLLYPDGRLQDAGGVVFADGSAWSYGRFESPEDPRYAYLRDVDYGSGAALAIERARFLALGGFDTRYMPAYYEDTDLAFAVRAAGLRTLVQPASRVVHDEGTSNGTDTGSGVKAYQVRNRAVFAAKWAEVLPRHLAPGTVPTPALLHRQQRQVLILDEALPQPDRDSASLRQLNLIRLLLQEGAHVVFVPSERSYASRHSEALQRLGVEVWHAPYLKNLTGFLQQHGARFHSVLLVRHHVAHACLPLLRRFAPQARRLFDTVDLHYLRERRGAELAGDARLLREAERTRARELEVMAQVDVTVLVSAVEREQLQREAPQVRTALISNLHEVAGPGLPWAQRRDLVFVGGFRHAPNVDAVRWFLQEVFPAVRLRLPEVRFHCIGADMPEDIRRLGEATAGVELLGHVPDIAAYMDGMRIAVAPLRFGAGVKGKVNLSMAHGQPVVATACAVEGMHLRDGEDVLIADEAAAFADAIAQLYADPALWQRLADNGLRNIETHFSLDAARATVREAFLA